From the Gramella sp. Hel_I_59 genome, one window contains:
- a CDS encoding cytochrome ubiquinol oxidase subunit I, whose amino-acid sequence MENLDYARLQMAFTLGFHIIFACIGMVMPFFMVVSHKKWLNTRKPIYLKLTKAWQRGVAIFFVTGAVSGTALSFELGMLWPEFMKHAGPVIGMPFSLEGAAFFVEAIALGFYLYGWKKLPETFHWITGIIVGISGVISGILVVSANAWMNSPTGFDVVNGAYVNIDPVKAFLNDAWFTQALHMTLAAFAATGFAVAGLHAIQILRNKRPDLHKAAFKIAIVFGAVAALLQPISGDISAKDVAQRQPVKLAAMEAHYETQKGAPLYIGGIVDAENKTVSNKLEIPKALSFLAFGDFDAEVKGLNDFPEEDLPPVPVVHYAFQTMVGIGSLLMLAALIYFISLKKKSWLNNKKYWWLFSILTPLGFVAVEAGWVVTEVGRQPWIVYNIMRTSDAVTPMPGLKFSFYLYVTVYAILAAMVTWLMHRQIKVLNNSIG is encoded by the coding sequence ATGGAAAACCTCGATTACGCCAGACTTCAAATGGCTTTTACCCTCGGATTTCATATTATTTTTGCATGTATTGGTATGGTAATGCCCTTTTTTATGGTCGTTTCCCATAAAAAGTGGCTGAATACCCGAAAGCCTATCTATTTAAAACTTACCAAAGCCTGGCAACGCGGAGTTGCCATTTTTTTTGTCACCGGTGCAGTTTCGGGAACCGCACTGTCCTTTGAACTGGGAATGCTCTGGCCAGAATTTATGAAACATGCCGGTCCTGTAATAGGAATGCCGTTTTCCCTGGAAGGTGCGGCCTTCTTTGTAGAAGCGATCGCACTTGGCTTTTACCTGTATGGTTGGAAAAAACTTCCGGAAACTTTTCACTGGATCACCGGTATTATTGTAGGAATTTCGGGAGTGATTTCAGGAATTCTCGTAGTATCTGCAAATGCCTGGATGAATTCCCCAACTGGTTTTGATGTGGTCAATGGCGCGTATGTTAATATAGATCCGGTCAAGGCTTTTCTCAACGACGCATGGTTTACCCAGGCTCTGCATATGACCCTGGCCGCTTTCGCCGCTACTGGCTTTGCCGTTGCCGGTCTGCATGCCATACAAATATTACGTAACAAACGCCCAGATCTTCACAAGGCTGCCTTTAAGATAGCCATAGTTTTTGGAGCGGTCGCAGCGCTTTTGCAACCTATAAGTGGTGATATTTCGGCTAAGGATGTCGCACAAAGACAACCGGTAAAATTGGCGGCGATGGAAGCGCACTATGAAACCCAGAAAGGCGCTCCGCTCTATATCGGCGGAATCGTGGATGCGGAAAATAAAACTGTGAGCAATAAGTTAGAAATTCCAAAAGCATTATCCTTTCTGGCCTTTGGAGATTTTGATGCTGAGGTAAAAGGACTGAATGATTTTCCTGAAGAAGATCTTCCACCGGTTCCTGTTGTACATTATGCCTTCCAGACCATGGTGGGAATTGGTAGTTTGCTAATGCTGGCTGCTTTGATCTATTTTATTAGTTTAAAGAAGAAAAGCTGGCTGAATAATAAGAAATACTGGTGGCTGTTCTCGATACTAACTCCTTTAGGATTTGTAGCCGTAGAAGCAGGTTGGGTAGTTACCGAAGTGGGAAGACAACCCTGGATCGTGTACAATATCATGCGTACTTCTGATGCGGTTACACCAATGCCCGGATTGAAATTCAGCTTTTACCTGTACGTAACAGTTTACGCCATCCTTGCGGCGATGGTAACCTGGCTAATGCACAGGCAGATCAAAGTTCTTAATAACTCAATCGGGTAG
- a CDS encoding sulfite exporter TauE/SafE family protein codes for MDILEILGYFGALLIGVVLGLIGGGGSILTVPVLVYLMAINPVTATAYSLFVVGTSALVGALRNLPKKLIDFRTAIVFAIPAFIAVYLTRMYLVPAIPEEIFSIGGLMITKNIGIMLFFAIIMVIASISMITQKRTVDTGEEQEVQYNYPLIILEGIVVGLLTGIVGAGGGFLIIPALVLLAKLPMKKAVATSLLIIAFKSLIGFIGDVQNLEIDWPFLLIFTAISIGGIWLGVYLNKFIDGKKLKKGFGWFVLVMGIYIILSELL; via the coding sequence ATGGATATTCTTGAAATTCTCGGTTATTTTGGAGCTTTACTTATAGGAGTAGTGCTTGGACTCATAGGTGGTGGAGGTTCCATACTTACGGTGCCGGTGCTGGTTTACCTAATGGCGATCAACCCTGTGACCGCGACTGCTTATTCACTTTTTGTAGTGGGAACTTCAGCTTTAGTAGGCGCGCTTAGAAACCTTCCGAAGAAATTAATAGATTTCAGAACCGCGATCGTTTTTGCGATTCCCGCATTTATCGCTGTATACCTTACCAGGATGTACCTTGTCCCGGCAATTCCTGAAGAGATCTTTAGTATTGGCGGACTCATGATTACAAAGAATATCGGGATCATGTTGTTTTTTGCCATCATTATGGTGATTGCTTCAATTTCGATGATCACTCAAAAACGTACTGTGGATACGGGTGAAGAACAGGAAGTTCAGTACAATTATCCTTTGATTATTTTAGAAGGTATCGTGGTTGGACTACTCACCGGGATCGTTGGAGCTGGTGGTGGTTTCCTTATCATTCCGGCATTAGTCTTACTCGCCAAACTTCCTATGAAAAAAGCGGTGGCGACTTCCTTACTCATAATCGCATTTAAAAGTTTGATCGGTTTTATTGGAGATGTTCAAAATCTTGAGATCGACTGGCCGTTTCTACTCATATTTACTGCGATCTCCATTGGCGGAATCTGGCTGGGAGTGTATCTGAATAAATTTATAGATGGGAAGAAGTTGAAAAAAGGCTTCGGTTGGTTCGTTCTAGTGATGGGTATCTACATTATTCTAAGTGAACTGTTATAA
- a CDS encoding Crp/Fnr family transcriptional regulator encodes MMTELQEAYGFLFEKELLEEIAECGSIRKIDAGERIIEFGDYVTGMPLLLNGAIKILREDGDGDELLLYFIERGDTCAMTLNCCMGQTKSEIRAVAETDTTMIMVPIAKMEEWTARFKSWRNFVFESYHSRLSEMLDTIDTIAFLNMDQRIMKYLRDKAKINGDENVQSTHQQIAYDLHTSRVVVSRLLKKLELDGKIKLQRNQIKVIDL; translated from the coding sequence ATGATGACCGAATTACAGGAGGCCTATGGCTTTCTATTTGAAAAAGAATTGCTCGAAGAGATCGCCGAATGTGGATCTATTCGTAAGATCGATGCAGGGGAGCGAATTATTGAGTTTGGCGATTATGTTACCGGGATGCCGCTGTTGCTCAATGGCGCTATTAAAATTTTACGTGAAGACGGTGATGGCGATGAATTGCTGCTTTACTTTATAGAAAGAGGGGATACCTGTGCCATGACTCTTAATTGCTGCATGGGCCAGACCAAAAGTGAAATTCGTGCTGTAGCCGAAACCGATACTACCATGATCATGGTTCCAATCGCTAAAATGGAAGAATGGACCGCGAGATTTAAAAGCTGGAGAAATTTTGTTTTTGAAAGTTATCACTCCCGTCTCTCTGAAATGCTGGATACCATAGACACCATCGCGTTCCTTAATATGGATCAGCGTATTATGAAATACCTGCGGGACAAGGCTAAGATCAATGGTGATGAGAATGTTCAAAGTACCCATCAGCAAATCGCATACGATCTTCATACGTCCAGGGTGGTAGTTTCCAGGTTATTAAAGAAACTCGAACTGGATGGAAAGATCAAATTACAAAGAAACCAGATCAAGGTCATCGACCTTTAA
- a CDS encoding NAD-dependent succinate-semialdehyde dehydrogenase has protein sequence MSKDSKMTTINPATGKEIQSYDTMTNDEMNKAIESCHEAFLEWKMKPAEERAKIIVNIGKELDKNKDKLAKLMTEEMGKLEKQGHQEIELCSAICDYTAENGPKSLQDEERELPEGGKGFITYSPMGVIYGIQPWNFPTYQVVRYSIANLMAGNGVLLKHAENVTGTGILLEQIYKDAGLPENLFKTLVISHDQSDEVIENKRVRGVTLTGSPSAGRIIGEKAGKALKKTVLELGSNDAYIVLDDADLDLAVKTCVQGRLYNNGETCVAAKRFIVVDAVYDKFRDAFVEQMKNMKAGDPTSEDSDLGPMARKDLREELHEQVEESVKKGAKILCGGKLPEGDGFYYPATVLENLEPGQPAYDDELFGPVASLIKAKDTDDAMRIANDSRFGLGGGIFSKDEAKAKELAQKHFDTGMVFINSFGLAKPNMPFGGVKDSGYGREHGGFGLHEFVNAKSVMMA, from the coding sequence ATGTCTAAGGATTCAAAAATGACCACTATTAACCCAGCAACCGGGAAGGAAATCCAATCTTATGATACGATGACCAATGACGAAATGAACAAGGCGATCGAGTCCTGTCATGAAGCGTTCCTGGAATGGAAAATGAAGCCTGCTGAAGAGCGCGCAAAAATTATTGTTAATATTGGAAAAGAGCTTGACAAGAATAAAGACAAACTTGCCAAATTAATGACAGAGGAAATGGGGAAACTGGAAAAGCAGGGACACCAGGAAATCGAACTCTGTTCAGCTATATGTGACTATACTGCCGAAAACGGACCAAAAAGTCTGCAGGATGAAGAAAGAGAATTGCCAGAAGGTGGAAAAGGTTTTATCACCTACTCTCCAATGGGCGTAATCTACGGAATCCAACCATGGAACTTCCCGACTTACCAGGTAGTACGTTATTCTATCGCCAATCTTATGGCTGGAAATGGAGTATTGCTGAAGCATGCTGAAAACGTAACCGGAACAGGAATTTTACTGGAGCAAATTTATAAGGACGCTGGTTTACCAGAAAATTTATTCAAAACACTGGTGATTTCTCATGACCAGAGTGATGAGGTGATCGAGAACAAGCGAGTGCGCGGAGTTACTCTTACAGGTAGCCCAAGCGCCGGAAGAATTATTGGTGAAAAAGCAGGAAAAGCGCTTAAGAAAACGGTATTGGAACTGGGAAGTAACGATGCTTATATCGTACTTGATGATGCAGATCTTGATCTTGCTGTAAAAACCTGTGTACAGGGACGTCTTTATAACAATGGAGAAACCTGTGTTGCTGCGAAAAGATTTATTGTAGTAGATGCGGTCTATGACAAATTTAGAGATGCCTTTGTAGAGCAAATGAAGAATATGAAGGCTGGAGATCCTACAAGTGAAGATAGCGATCTTGGACCAATGGCCAGAAAGGATTTACGTGAAGAACTTCATGAGCAGGTTGAAGAGAGCGTGAAAAAAGGTGCTAAGATCCTATGTGGAGGAAAACTGCCAGAAGGCGATGGTTTCTATTATCCAGCGACTGTGCTAGAAAATCTTGAGCCAGGTCAACCTGCTTATGATGATGAGCTTTTTGGACCGGTAGCTTCTCTAATCAAAGCTAAAGATACTGATGATGCAATGAGAATTGCGAATGACAGTAGATTTGGTCTTGGTGGAGGAATCTTCTCTAAAGACGAAGCTAAGGCTAAGGAATTAGCACAGAAACATTTTGATACCGGAATGGTATTTATCAACTCCTTTGGACTTGCCAAGCCTAACATGCCATTTGGTGGTGTGAAAGATTCAGGTTATGGTAGAGAACATGGTGGATTTGGATTGCATGAATTCGTAAATGCGAAGTCTGTAATGATGGCATAA
- the xerA gene encoding site-specific tyrosine recombinase/integron integrase — translation MKQLNLFLFRHKNAEQIGIDFRFDMELKAHLKMLKEVRWSRTHSCFYIPSGRQYLEKLSSHFKTIEVEMNTALLDFSRIPDIAIVETVEVRQAMRKFVQYLKGLRHSPSTIKTYSSFVYSFLKFHHEKENYTHKDVARFIESEVALKRYSISTHRQCISALKQYFEFNENALFDLNALKRPKKSSYLPTVLSKEELIDLLRLTRNLKHRSILALIYSSGLRIGELINLELRDLDIDRRQILVRQAKGRKDRYVMMAESFLPLLLNYLQTYEPKRYFAEGNGGKYSSSAIRRFLKDSCERAKIRKRVTPHTLRHSFATHMLENGTDLRYIQELLGHAKPETTMIYTHVTKKDLLKIESPLDSTIKKLLEKGDKEQSDLRLSRNILG, via the coding sequence ATGAAGCAATTAAATTTGTTTCTATTCAGACATAAAAATGCTGAACAGATTGGTATAGACTTTAGGTTCGACATGGAACTAAAAGCACATTTAAAAATGCTGAAGGAAGTGAGATGGAGTCGAACCCATTCCTGTTTCTATATACCATCGGGCAGACAATATCTGGAAAAACTTAGCTCCCACTTCAAAACTATTGAAGTAGAGATGAATACTGCTTTACTGGATTTCTCCAGAATTCCGGATATCGCCATTGTGGAAACTGTTGAAGTAAGACAGGCCATGCGAAAGTTCGTACAGTATTTAAAGGGACTCAGACACAGCCCAAGTACGATCAAAACCTATTCTTCTTTTGTTTACTCATTTCTGAAATTTCATCATGAGAAAGAGAATTACACACATAAGGATGTCGCCAGGTTTATAGAATCTGAAGTTGCTTTGAAACGCTATTCTATAAGTACACACAGGCAATGTATTAGCGCATTAAAACAATATTTTGAATTTAACGAGAACGCGTTATTTGATCTGAATGCCTTGAAGCGTCCCAAGAAAAGCAGTTATTTACCTACGGTTCTAAGCAAGGAAGAGCTAATCGATCTATTGAGACTTACCCGAAATTTAAAGCATCGTAGTATCCTGGCGCTTATATATTCTTCAGGCTTACGAATTGGTGAGCTGATCAATCTTGAGTTGCGGGACTTAGATATTGACAGAAGGCAAATTCTGGTTAGACAGGCAAAAGGTAGGAAAGACCGTTATGTGATGATGGCCGAAAGTTTTCTTCCATTATTGCTAAATTATTTACAAACTTATGAGCCTAAGCGTTACTTCGCTGAAGGTAACGGCGGAAAATACTCCAGTTCCGCAATTCGCAGATTTCTTAAGGATTCCTGCGAAAGAGCAAAGATCAGAAAAAGGGTTACTCCGCATACGTTGCGACATAGTTTTGCTACTCATATGCTGGAGAACGGAACAGATCTTAGATATATTCAGGAACTGCTTGGCCACGCTAAACCGGAAACTACGATGATCTATACTCATGTCACCAAAAAAGATCTGTTGAAAATTGAGAGTCCGCTTGATTCCACCATCAAAAAGCTACTGGAGAAGGGAGATAAAGAACAGTCGGATCTGCGTTTATCCCGAAACATACTCGGATAA
- a CDS encoding SIR2 family protein, translated as MDHILDLIDQKKELHKLFEKIAEGNSIAFLGAGASVGERRYLSKEVIEYYEDYLGESLGISDITKFVDMLSADPKFDRAHFDAEVAKMIEKYEVTNGHKIFASIPWREIITTNYDLLVERAYDEVKSTSNQVFDLYPVRRPNDFHYGKSNSEVRLIKLNGCVSDKRKFPLAFSSEDFKKLNKFYKKVLNSLKDLSDNVSLFSFGYSFQDEFGKELLEKFDSYNYRDRKWIFNIDPYPNEKILPYYSKNRICIVKCTFQEFFEKYKEWQEGEYGNVVKRKKIAFHNSRNQHINLPNKLAVNLDNVLKQLNEDSRETYIKEEEFYKGEEPNYGIIKRNVDVVKKDIYDKVNSFIIKELKENHDPFLPIFFLKGDFGIGKTTFTLRLINEFSKDRNFDVVSFEILDFIKLKKEYLVELFQYCSAKNIILFCDEIEIESSFKSLIELRRELSIEQFNDFNLFFLVPIRENIYEKYKQQRQLQKSYEVNINGSFNNLEVSELLDKLKSCGLVDFKDEASKRRLQDKIKTQYGNDSFISLLEIVTNGNHVRNLLSAYEELSKEMQSAFLYTALLHQFKLKMPAGWLKQIVSMDWEQFVDKVVKGEGKGILIQEHINSYGTEPDLFFKTKHPVIAKNLINKIVPNKDKQFRLFETMINKISYSENNSYLINNLLKTIERLDNYSKSKIERLFDLAYNNFSDDPYFLLRYSMNLQYRGGINNLKKAIDHLVYAESFLDRRNHRFIHRRAVLNYSIARATWKENKQKLTVINLFLTEAKELFQVKQLMDPFSAYGYVDYIKLLMWELKKLDFEKEEKIAHSIKIEELFDLAQKTVTDDINRIFNLKAEYTEFLQNETSDKEYLNYLDELYEDANLRPYACILKYNYLESLNDNENSELLDELIVEMEHYLENNEIVKFLFKYYGRRLFNPNYRVKLFNLTRKHSFLEDEIPLRFYYFNFIAESYNKHFSEGRKMLKSIKLKFHGLNPAFHYIWSDNNGEEVLFDGQIRMWFKTKYKCVKITQFQQFIPLVKGDYSDLKINEPVLVKLHFYLNGIKAEIVSNKEK; from the coding sequence ATGGATCACATATTAGACCTCATTGACCAGAAAAAAGAATTACATAAATTATTTGAAAAAATTGCTGAAGGAAATTCAATTGCCTTCTTAGGTGCCGGTGCATCAGTAGGTGAAAGGCGATATTTGAGTAAGGAAGTCATAGAGTATTATGAAGATTACCTTGGTGAATCTTTAGGTATATCCGATATAACAAAATTTGTTGATATGTTATCAGCAGATCCTAAATTTGATAGAGCTCATTTCGATGCGGAAGTAGCAAAAATGATTGAAAAATATGAGGTTACTAACGGCCATAAAATTTTCGCATCAATACCGTGGAGAGAAATTATTACAACTAATTATGACCTCCTTGTAGAAAGAGCATATGATGAAGTAAAGTCAACCTCAAATCAGGTTTTTGATTTATACCCTGTAAGAAGACCAAACGATTTTCACTACGGAAAAAGTAATTCAGAAGTAAGATTAATAAAATTAAATGGATGTGTTTCAGATAAAAGAAAGTTTCCATTAGCTTTCTCCAGTGAGGACTTTAAAAAATTAAATAAGTTCTATAAAAAAGTTCTTAATAGTCTGAAAGATTTATCGGATAATGTTTCATTGTTTTCTTTTGGATATTCATTTCAAGATGAATTTGGTAAGGAACTCCTAGAAAAATTTGACTCCTATAATTATCGAGATAGGAAATGGATATTTAATATAGATCCTTATCCGAATGAAAAAATTCTACCCTATTACTCCAAAAATAGAATTTGTATTGTAAAATGTACCTTCCAAGAGTTTTTTGAAAAATATAAAGAATGGCAGGAAGGTGAATATGGAAATGTTGTCAAAAGAAAGAAAATAGCATTCCATAACAGTAGAAATCAACACATAAACCTTCCCAACAAATTAGCTGTAAATCTTGATAACGTTCTGAAGCAATTGAATGAAGATAGCAGGGAAACTTATATAAAAGAAGAAGAATTTTATAAAGGAGAAGAACCAAATTATGGCATAATTAAACGAAATGTAGATGTTGTAAAAAAAGACATTTACGATAAAGTAAACAGTTTTATAATCAAAGAATTGAAAGAAAATCATGATCCATTTTTACCGATTTTCTTTCTAAAAGGTGATTTCGGAATAGGGAAAACAACTTTTACTTTAAGGTTAATCAATGAATTTTCAAAAGACAGAAATTTTGATGTTGTTTCATTTGAAATTTTGGACTTCATCAAACTTAAGAAAGAATACTTAGTTGAATTATTTCAGTATTGCAGTGCTAAAAATATAATACTTTTTTGTGATGAAATTGAAATTGAATCATCCTTTAAATCCTTAATCGAATTAAGGAGAGAACTTAGCATTGAGCAATTTAATGACTTCAACCTTTTTTTTCTCGTCCCAATAAGAGAGAATATATACGAAAAGTACAAGCAACAGAGGCAACTTCAGAAAAGTTATGAAGTTAATATAAATGGAAGCTTCAATAATTTAGAGGTCTCAGAGTTATTAGATAAACTTAAGTCTTGTGGATTAGTAGATTTTAAAGATGAGGCAAGTAAGAGAAGATTACAAGACAAAATAAAGACTCAATACGGTAATGATTCATTCATTTCATTATTGGAAATAGTTACAAACGGTAATCATGTAAGAAATTTACTGTCAGCTTATGAAGAGCTTTCTAAGGAAATGCAATCCGCATTTCTCTATACGGCATTGTTGCATCAATTTAAATTAAAAATGCCTGCTGGATGGTTAAAACAAATTGTTTCAATGGATTGGGAGCAATTTGTAGATAAAGTAGTAAAAGGAGAAGGAAAAGGTATATTAATTCAAGAACATATAAATTCTTATGGTACTGAACCAGATTTATTCTTTAAGACTAAACATCCTGTTATAGCAAAAAATCTAATTAACAAAATTGTTCCTAATAAGGATAAGCAATTCCGGTTATTTGAAACAATGATTAACAAGATATCATATAGTGAAAATAACTCTTATCTCATTAATAATCTGCTTAAGACTATTGAAAGATTAGATAATTATTCCAAATCAAAAATAGAAAGACTTTTTGATCTTGCTTATAATAATTTCTCAGATGATCCTTACTTTTTACTGAGGTACTCCATGAATCTACAATATAGAGGAGGAATTAATAACTTAAAAAAGGCTATTGACCATCTTGTATATGCCGAATCATTTTTAGATCGTAGAAATCACCGCTTTATTCATAGAAGAGCTGTTTTAAATTATAGTATCGCAAGAGCTACTTGGAAAGAAAATAAGCAGAAACTAACTGTAATTAATTTATTCCTTACAGAAGCGAAAGAGTTATTTCAAGTAAAACAATTAATGGATCCCTTTTCTGCCTATGGCTATGTAGATTACATAAAATTGCTAATGTGGGAATTAAAAAAACTAGATTTTGAGAAAGAAGAAAAGATAGCTCACAGTATCAAAATTGAGGAATTATTCGATTTAGCACAAAAAACTGTAACAGATGATATAAATCGAATTTTCAATCTAAAAGCCGAATACACTGAATTTTTACAAAATGAAACATCAGATAAGGAATATTTAAATTATTTAGATGAATTATACGAGGATGCAAATCTTAGGCCCTACGCCTGTATTCTCAAATACAATTATTTAGAAAGCCTAAACGATAATGAAAACTCCGAATTATTAGATGAGTTAATAGTTGAAATGGAACATTATTTAGAAAACAATGAAATAGTGAAATTTCTCTTTAAATACTATGGTAGAAGATTATTTAATCCCAATTATCGCGTTAAACTCTTCAATCTAACAAGAAAACATTCATTTCTTGAGGATGAAATTCCACTTAGGTTTTACTACTTCAACTTTATAGCAGAGTCTTATAACAAACACTTTTCTGAGGGTAGAAAAATGCTAAAAAGTATCAAATTAAAATTTCATGGTTTAAACCCGGCATTTCACTATATATGGTCAGATAATAATGGAGAAGAAGTTTTATTCGATGGACAAATTAGAATGTGGTTTAAAACAAAGTATAAATGTGTGAAAATAACCCAGTTCCAACAATTCATTCCACTTGTGAAGGGTGATTATAGCGATTTAAAAATTAATGAGCCTGTATTAGTAAAACTTCATTTTTACTTAAATGGTATTAAGGCTGAAATTGTATCAAACAAGGAAAAGTAA
- a CDS encoding PLD nuclease N-terminal domain-containing protein produces MTEIFIIILFTLTIILWIWALIDIYRSHFKNGIFKIIWFIAVIIFPILGSIIYFQFKNKMTSRQRRKFQPNFRNQ; encoded by the coding sequence ATGACTGAAATATTTATAATTATACTATTTACACTAACAATAATTCTTTGGATATGGGCATTAATCGATATTTATAGGTCACATTTCAAAAATGGAATCTTCAAAATTATATGGTTTATTGCAGTGATAATTTTTCCGATTTTAGGTTCTATAATATATTTCCAGTTTAAAAATAAAATGACTAGCAGACAAAGAAGAAAATTTCAACCAAATTTCAGAAACCAATAA